In Lactuca sativa cultivar Salinas chromosome 5, Lsat_Salinas_v11, whole genome shotgun sequence, the DNA window AAAGACAATTCCATTGTTATATTATTTGATTATCATGTAAACATAATtaagaatagaggaatatatctTAAACAAATATTCATAATGATTCATACATAACCTCTATGTCAAGTCATCACATTTAATGCAATCATGAACATTCATATGAAAAGATATGAACATGGTTAACACATGAACACAAAAGTAATCATATTTCGATACCACAAATTGATAAAAACATCATAAATTCaatgaacaaaaaaaataatcataCTCTAATATCATATATTGCCATATTGATGTAAATAAAGCGAAGTTGTAGAGCCTGAGGGACCAATGGACCATATATTGATATAAGCCCATGTTTAGATTTAGTTAGcttgttatatttaatataaaaaataaatatatttataaattcaCATTATAAGATTGGTTAATAATAACCAAATTATTTATAGATACTTACATGGACCGAGATCATCCATCAAGAGCTTACAATAATTAAGTCACAGTTTAAGTGATTATGAATACATTAAGTAATAATTCCTttagaccattttacccccatcGATCTAATTTCATCTAACGTATACATACACCATTATTGTTACTATATATATTTACCTTCTACATCAGCAGTTAGCAGTCTTTTGGTGTCGTAGGATCAGCAAGAGACTCAGGGGGCAGAATCGTCTTTTCATCAAACCCCCAGAATTGTGAAGCTTTCACATCATCCCTAGCCATTAATTTTGAAAACTCTTGGTGATCATACTTCATTGTCGCCTTTCCACCAAACTCAGTTGGAAGATTATCAACATCAAAATATGATTTCATGAGCTCCACACTCTCTTTATTTTTCGGGTACACAAATTTAACCTTTTGGAATGTTTTCGGATCCAAGAAATATTTAACAATCTGTATATCGATAAGGTAGATGATGTATAACTAATTCTCCAATTGGGAATTTGGaatgtatgtttatgtgaatGAATATTGGAAAAAGAAAAAACGAACCTTCCAAAATGCTTCGAATATTCGTGGTGGACTGTATAAAATTGCAATAGCTAGCCTCTGGGGATAGTGGTTTTGTAGTATACTGATTGTGTCTCGAGCGGTTTTAATTGAGACATTGACGCTGAAAGATAATCCGGTAAAGTCTATTAACCACACCATTTCTTCTTGCCCTTCTGGGAGATTTAGGATAGCGTTCTCCATCATGTATACTAGATGTCTAATTTGCCCGTCCATTGATGTTGTATTCTACAATAAGTGTCAGCACCATCAGTCGACAAGACATGACATAACAGGTTGTACTGCGTTTCACGTGCATTCAACTGGACCGCGACTGACTAGAATGTGACAAAAGTTACACTTTTTTGTCTCGCCGAAAAAGGTGGAACAAGGTGGAACATGACTCACTATCGATCTCTCGTCTGTGtgaaagacgtaaatgcccttctcatcttcatcatc includes these proteins:
- the LOC111910600 gene encoding uncharacterized protein LOC111910600, with product MFRRHGTSQKQQEQEHLEQQPEIKVNELKSAIGPLSGRNLLYCTDACLKRYLEARNWNVEKAKKMLEETLTWRSTYKPEEIRWEEIAVESETGKLFRANFHDRFGRTILIMKPGLQNTTSMDGQIRHLVYMMENAILNLPEGQEEMVWLIDFTGLSFSVNVSIKTARDTISILQNHYPQRLAIAILYSPPRIFEAFWKIVKYFLDPKTFQKVKFVYPKNKESVELMKSYFDVDNLPTEFGGKATMKYDHQEFSKLMARDDVKASQFWGFDEKTILPPESLADPTTPKDC